The Calditrichia bacterium genomic interval TGCTTCCATCACAAAAACGCCACCCAGCTTCAATCCCTTAACAGAATCTCGATAAACTTGCGATCGCAACGGCTCCGGCAAATGGCAAAAAATTGAAACGATGCCATCCCACGTTTCAGGTTCAATTTCGAAATGCTGCAAATCTGCAACAACGGTTTCAATCGAGACATCATTTTTGGCAGCCAATTGCTGTGCTTTTTCCAATCCGACAGCGGAGGAATCCACTCCCGTAACGCGAAATTGTCTCTTCGCCAGAAAAACGCTGTTTCGACCCTCGCCTTCAGCGAGGCACAATATTTTTCCGCC includes:
- a CDS encoding class I SAM-dependent methyltransferase gives rise to the protein MQNQWDIRYAASEYVYGTDPNDFLQSVVNRMPTGGKILCLAEGEGRNSVFLAKRQFRVTGVDSSAVGLEKAQQLAAKNDVSIETVVADLQHFEIEPETWDGIVSIFCHLPEPLRSQVYRDSVKGLKLGGVFVMEAYTPRQLQFKTGGPPVESLLYEPESLRESLKGMQFDIFHEIERDVQEGHLHGAHLQWCRCSHVN